The proteins below come from a single Rhizobium tropici CIAT 899 genomic window:
- a CDS encoding acyl carrier protein: MNKTIRDLLAKFGTLPVAIDQIEDDADLYATGLSSFASVQLMLGIEDAFDIEFPDNLLNRKSFASIAAIERTVGMILDSRKVA, from the coding sequence ATGAACAAGACGATTCGCGATTTGCTGGCCAAGTTCGGTACGCTTCCTGTTGCTATCGATCAGATTGAAGACGATGCTGATCTTTATGCGACGGGACTGTCTTCCTTCGCTTCCGTGCAGCTGATGCTCGGCATCGAAGACGCCTTCGACATCGAATTTCCCGACAACCTGCTGAACCGCAAGTCCTTCGCCAGCATCGCCGCGATCGAAAGAACCGTCGGCATGATCCTGGACAGCA